In Labrus bergylta chromosome 11, fLabBer1.1, whole genome shotgun sequence, one genomic interval encodes:
- the LOC114920353 gene encoding protocadherin Fat 4, with protein MQVLAQDADLGQNSEILYVIEPPSEKFWVNASSGEIYTKQPLMLNNSDLEIYQFIVFVFDGGSSPLYSNATVTVRLEPYNYHPPMFLTLKPLIAVPYDLVVGTEVVQITAIDQDVHNNSGGIEYVLNGGNASDFFLIHADNGKLMLKQSIAASVNSFFTLVVMAKDQGFPTLSSQIEMSFEVTDINQFSPSFREPYVTFSTPEDLSVASVIGKIQAEDRDYGSNGAIMYGITQENLYLPFSIGETSGLLTLIGELDFEKEGVYYLQIKAMDGGWVSKTGMVNVTVVVTDVNDNPPVFSSSEYIISLPENSDIGSNVFDIKATDADSGVNAQIVYSLIAGHVDKFLIDSSSGTITTLVVFDYEQEQNFDLTIKATNIGGLTLFSLSYFVIQISDVNEFKPIFSKKEFNFSVFKNVPAGTVIGKITATDDDQGPEGQVFYLMFGQKKYMGFEINKISGEIFTTRSLRSQGNSHIDFKVLAKNPGVITGTNVDETLVRVTVIDINEAPVFTSVLYVANMSEDSPIGTSVITVSALDEDSILDWNRFFFNIENGNTNSSFAVNPSSGVVSIISLLDRELWSHYNLTLTATDNGSPPATGTTNVIINVNDVNDNAPKLTFNEAHVKENQPQGTVVARLNASDSDLVPNQGPFTYLLVNPSTDSAFSLTSDGVLVTTRTFDREQISLYQVLVAVMDSGIPQQSSTEMFHIKILDENDNPSMPRNIFIEVKYFGSSFQGGMIGNVHPEDQDESDTFNCAIKSGSHNMFTITNGTCELWSSSFQGEATFNITVEATDQLHFPVNNSIYVNYKGFTNASIDSCILFYVSTSSLEEFASNNYLRFVKALDSLFNLQASKTHVFGIKQIGGEILLLAAVKNYNGRYLSKEVASGISTGHKRLLEVQSNVTISHITSDPCLNSPCQNRAKCNKNIYISQEVAVLESEAVIFVSPQKEVFNCTCPVGFTGTLCEDDIDECEVNPCENKGTCVNTAGSFYCHCQGGFSGSVCSADVDECLRVKCQNGATCSPTQDGYQCKCVPGLEGEMCEHFIDHCRSTPCVQGNCTNTQTGFSCHCPFGVSGDTCEEHSYGFEELSFMAFPPLDRRINLISLDFATMQKDSLLLYNPGGSSSSREFFALEILDGSMRLSYDLGSGPVRLHTNKQVADGYFHSVTVRRIGSMGSVNVDNCTDTENMGFCFSQSDGSSLERTLDVGSNMTFGGLRTAEYILLHPAQIKTHDFVGCIRNIHVNGILLRPSMALSTYNILDWCPRASPSPCHSNPCKNGGTCHDLWSDFLCECKSPFTGSNCATEMSEELVLRFSGIDYIQYVIKERFKRDYLLKKLQDSDDKEDTRNQNVFNIKFKTQDDGVLIFIVHQTGFVLLKIIDRKPVYISKDTSSGHLSEFTVDSPVADGVWRVLSLFRNGQKIFLLMDGIQVLNITDQRMALTPVTVEKIVLGATLTGDSTLKLSGLIGCVQYFNMNGHSLPVSGHSMMVDVWPSPSLLQSNCSSSGVCHPPPCSDEDTARSSCLTAHCKNRRRCRPDVQNGSCICFHNVSNPTCDVCISTAESLRGCSEAQGSGPLWLIAVILPLISILVIIGMFTVQYKARRQNAKCTRDSTQQKREQGTDNAAFCFNDNRSAHTGQENSHDPMSADQQKLGAAEFYCEASSSSVQSLPHSEPEYYEIGSISSASPSKTASLKLNFHEHLDRKEGVTTEPKHGGDLRMLVAGFNNEHSHEVWAKKATKPQNVSSLNRLKIDTENSQHTPHCNKSFIQPEFLEPAQCLTLEEISNLNNPLEQRIVHQASPRSSMMMEVSSESDTDSTFTGAGFDCGLFSVFSDRKFTHDQSSLTTHSFRKQGPSQPNTESIPYTKFEQWGNILNLHLPFRSYAPVFEDIARLPTEHSHSYDIQSDIEEII; from the exons ATGCAGGTCCTTGCTCAAGATGCAGACCTGGGCCAAAACAGTGAGATTTTGTATGTCATTGAGCCTCCAAGTGAGAAGTTTTGGGTGAACGCTTCTTCTGGTGAAATCTATACAAAGCAGCCACTGATGTTAAACAACTCTGATTTAGAAATATACCAATTTATAGTCTTTGTATTCGATGGTGGGAGTTCTCCTTTGTACAGTAATGCTACTGTCACAGTGAGACTAGAACCATATAACTACCACCCACCAATGTTTCTAACTTTAAAGCCTCTCATTGCTGTCCCATATGACTTGGTTGTTGGTACTGAGGTTGTCCAGATTACAGCAATAGATCAGGATGTCCATAACAACAGCGGTGGCATTGAATATGTCTTGAATGGAGGTAATGCATCTGATTTCTTCTTGATCCATGCTGACAATGGAAAACTGATGTTAAAACAAAGTATAGCTGCAAGTGTGaattcattttttactttagtAGTTATGGCAAAAGATCAGGGCTTTCCCACGTTATCATCACAGATTGAAATGTCTTTTGAAGTTACAGATATAAATCAGTTTTCTCCAAGCTTTAGAGAGCCATATGTCACATTTTCTACCCCTGAGGACTTGTCTGTAGCATCAGTAATTGGAAAAATTCAAGCAGAAGATAGGGATTATGGTTCCAATGGTGCCATAATGTATGGCATTACCCAAGAAAATCTTTATTTACCATTCTCTATAGGAGAAACCTCTGGGCTGCTAACCCTGATCGGAGAGCTTGACTTTGAAAAAGAAGGTGTTTATTATCTCCAGATAAAAGCCATGGATGGTGGCTGGGTCTCTAAAACTGGCATGGTAAATGTTACAGTGGTAGTTACGGATGTGAATGACAATCCCCCAGTATTTTCATCCTCAGAGTACATCATTTCACTGCCTGAAAACTCCGATATTGGCTCAAATGTCTTTGATATAAAGGCTACTGATGCTGATTCAGGTGTAAATGCGCAAATAGTTTACTCTTTAATTGCTGGCCATGTGGATAAGTTCCTAATTGATTCAAGCAGTGGTACAATAACCACTTTGGTTGTATTTGATTATGAGCAAGAGCAGAACTTTGATTTAACAATCAAGGCTACAAACATTGGTGGCCTTACTTTATTTAGTTTGTCATATTTTGTCATTCAAATCTCAGATGTCAATGAGTTCAAACCTATTTTCAGTAAGAAAGAAtttaacttttctgtttttaaaaatgtgcctGCCGGGACTGTGATTGGGAAAATAACAGCTACTGATGATGACCAAGGCCCAGAAGGGCAAGTGTTCTACCTGATGTTCGGTCAAAAGAAATATATGGGCTTTGAAATCAACAAAATCTCTGGAGAAATATTCACTACTCGCAGTTTGAGGAGTCAAGGCAACAGTCATATAGATTTTAAAGTTCTGGCGAAGAACCCTGGTGTTATTACTGGCACAAATGTAGACGAGACTTTGGTCCGAGTCACTGTGATTGACATCAACGAAGCGCCTGTGTTCACTTCTGTTCTTTATGTGGCGAATATGTCAGAGGACAGTCCCATTGGGACTTCTGTGATAACTGTGAGCGCTCTGGATGAGGATTCCATTTTGGACTGGAATCGTTTCTTCTTTAATATTGAAAATGGAAACACAAACTCCTCTTTTGCCGTTAATCCATCAAGTGGTGTCGTTTCAATCATCTCTCTACTTGACAGAGAGCTCTGGTCACATTATAATCTAACTCTAACAGCCACTGATAACGGCTCTCCTCCAGCCACTGGGACTACTAATGTCATTATAAATGTTAATGATGTTAATGACAATGCTCCCAAACTCACATTCAATGAGGCTCATGTTAAAGAAAATCAGCCTCAAGGCACTGTTGTTGCCAGATTAAATGCATCTGACTCTGACTTGGTGCCAAACCAAGGGCCGTTCACTTACTTGTTGGTTAATCCTTCAACTGATAGTGCTTTTTCACTCACTTCTGATGGAGTTCTAGTCACGACACGGACTTTTGATCGAGAACAAATCTCATTGTATCAAGTCTTAGTGGCAGTTATGGATTCAGGGATCCCTCAGCAGTCATCAACAGAAATGTTCCACATCAAGATCCTTGATGAAAACGATAATCCTTCAATGCCAAGAAATATCTTCATTGAGGTCAAATATTTTGGCAGTTCATTCCAGGGAGGCATGATTGGTAATGTCCATCCTGAGGATCAGGATGAGTCTGATACATTCAACTGTGCCATCAAAAGTGGATCACATAATATGTTTACGATAACTAATGGTACATGTGAGTTGTGGTCATCTTCTTTTCAAGGAGAGGCTACTTTTAACATCACAGTTGAAGCTACCGACCAGCTTCACTTCCCAGTCAACAACAGTATCTACGTGAACTACAAAGGATTTACGAATGCCTCTATAGACAGCTGTATATTATTCTATGTGTCAACATCATCCCTGGAAGAGTTTGCATCCAATAACTATTTGCGATTTGTGAAAGCTCTGGACAGTCTTTTCAACCTACAGGCCTCTAAGACTCATGTGTTTGGAATAAAACAAATTGGCGGTGAAATCCTTTTATTGGCTGCGGTTAAAAACTACAATGGTCGATATCTTAGTAAAGAAGTAGCCAGTGGTATCTCCACAGGACATAAGAGGTTACTGGAGGTGCAGAGTAATGTGACAATATCTCACATCACCAGTGATCCATGTCTCAATAGCCCATGTCAAAATAGagcaaaatgcaacaaaaacatcTACATCAGCCAGGAAGTTGCTGTTCTGGAAAGCGAGGCTGTCATCTTTGTGTCACCGCAAAAGGAGGTATTTAATTGCACCTGCCCAGTAGGCTTCACTGGGACACTGTGTGAGGATGACATCGATGAATGTGAGGTGAATCCCTGTGAGAACAAAGGCACATGTGTGAATACTGCAGGAAGTTTCTACTGTCACTGTCAGGGTGGTTTCTCtggctctgtctgctctgctgaTGTAGACGAATGCCTGAGGGTGAAGTGCCAAAACGGAGCCACCTGTAGTCCCACTCAGGATGGATATCAGTGTAAATGTGTGCCAGGGCTTGAAG GTGAAATGTGTGAGCACTTCATCGACCATTGCAGGTCAACCCCATGTGTTCAGGGCAACTGTACCAATACACAGACTGGATTCTCCTGCCACTGTCCTTTTG gaGTCAGTGGAGACACCTGTGAGGAGCACAGTTATGGCTTTGAGGAACTGTCCTTTATGGCGTTTCCCCCATTGGATCGTAGGATTAATTTAATCTCTCTAGATTTTGCAACGATGCAGAAGGACTCGCTACTCCTGTATAACCCCGGAGGATCATCATCAAGCAGGGAGTTCTTTGCCCTGGAGATTCTGGATGGGTCCATGCGCCTCTCGTATGACCTCGGCTCAGGACCTGTGAGGCTGCACACAAATAAGCAAGTGGCAGATGGATATTTTCACAGTGTCACTGTCAGGAGGATTGGCAGT ATGGGTTCTGTAAATGTGGACAACTGCACTGACACTGAGAACatgggattttgtttttcacagagtGATGGCAGCAGCCTGGAGAG GACTCTAGATGTTGGCAGTAATATGACATTCGGAGGATTGAGGACTGCTGAATATATTTTACTGCATCCTGCCCAGATAAAGACCCATGACTTCGTTGGGTGTATTCGTAACATTCATGTGAACGGCATCCTGCTAAGACCTTCAATGGCCCTTTCAACATATAATATCCTTGATtg GTGTCCTCGGGCATCACCATCACCATGTCATAGCAACCCTTGTAAGAACGGTGGCACCTGCCATGACCTTTGGTCTGACTTTCTTTGTGAGTGCAAAAGCCCTTTTACTGGAAGCAACTGTGCCACAG AAATGTCAGAGGAGCTTGTTTTGCGATTTAGTGGGATTGACTACATTCAGTATGTGATCAAGGAGAGATTCAAAAGAGACTACCTGCTGAAAAAACTCCAAGAtagtgatgataaagaagaCACCAGGaaccaaaatgtgtttaacatcAAGTTCAAGACTCAAGATGATGGAGTGTTAATATTTATTGTTCATCAGACAGGATTCGTTCTGCTAAAG ATAATAGACAGAAAGCCTGTGTACATTTCTAAAGACACATCATCTGGACACCTGTCAGAGTTCACGGTGGACTCTCCCGTGGCTGACGGGGTTTGGCGTGTCCTCTCTTTGTTCAGAAATGGACAAAAGATCTTCCTGCTCATGGATGGTATTCAAGTTTTAAACATCACTGATCAAAGAATGGCGCTCACTCCTGTGACTGTGGAGAAGATTGTACTTGGTGCAACCCTGACAGGTGATTCGACTCTCAAACTGTCAG GGTTGATTGGCTGTGTGCAGTATTTCAATATGAATGGTCACTCCCTGCCTGTCAGTGGACACAGTATGATGGTGGATGTCTGGCCGAGCCCATCTCTTCTCCAGTCTAACTGCAGCTCATCAGGTGTCTGCCATCCGCCGCCCTGCTCTGACGAGGACACAGCCAGGAGCAGTTGTCTGACTGCGCACTGTAAAAACAGGCGGAGGTGCAGACCAGATGTGCAGAACGGGTCCTGCATCTGTTTTCATAATGTTTCTAACCCCACCTGTGATGTCTGCATCTCTACAGCAGAGAGCCTTCGTGGATGCTCAGAGGCTCAGGGCAGCGGGCCCCTGTGGCTCATAGCTGTGATTCTTCCTCTTATCTCCATCCTTGTGATTATAGGAATGTTTACTGTTCAGTATAAAGCGAGGCggcaaaatgcaaaatgtacTCGTGATAGTACGCAGCAGAAAAGAGAGCAAGGAACAGACAACGCAGCCTTTTGCTTCAATGACAACAGAAGTGCACACACAGGACAAGAGAATAGCCATGACCCGATGAGTGCAGATCAGCAAAAACTAGGTGCTGCAGAGTTTTACTGTGAAGCCAGTTCGTCAAGTGTTCAGTCGCTGCCACATAGTGAGCCAGAGTATTATGAGATTGGTAGCATCTCTAGTGCAAGTCCTTCAAAAACTGCTTCACTTAAACTCAACTTTCATGAGCATTTAGACCGTAAAGAAGGTGTGACAACTGAACCTAAACATGGGGGAGATTTGAGGATGCTGGTAGCAGGATTTAACAATGAACACTCCCATGAGGTTTGGGCAAAAAAGGCTACAAAGCCTCAAAATGTGTCTTCCCTAAACAGGCTTAAGATTGACACAGAGAACTCCCAGCATACACCACATTGTAACAAGAGTTTTATACAACCAGAGTTCCTGGAGCCTGCACAATGCCTCACATTGGAAGAAATCAGTAATCTGAACAATCCACTGGAGCAGAGAATTGTACATCAAGCATCTCCGAGATCCAGCATGATGATGGAGGTTTCATCTGAAAGTGACACAGACAGCACATTCACCGGTGCAGGGTTTGACTGTGgactgttttctgtcttcagcGACAGGAAATTCACACATGATCAGTCATCTCTGACAACGCACAGCTTCAGGAAACAAGGCCCCTCTCAGCCTAACACTGAGAGCATTCCCTACACTAAGTTTGAGCAATGGGGCAATATTTTAAATTTACACTTACCTTTTCGCAGCTATGCTCCTGTATTTGAGGATATTGCACGTCTACCCACTGAGCACAGTCATAGCTATGATATACAAAGTGACATAGAGGAAATTATCTGA
- the LOC109984769 gene encoding olfactory receptor 52B2-like — MKNTNISTIDHFIIIGFPGLQPEYYGPVSVLLLFLFLSIVVGNGFISAVIVYERTLHKPTYIIFFNLAMTDILFGVVTLPKVIARYWWNDVISSFRACFTQMYFVHSLGAIHSLILLMLALDRFVAIWFPLQYSSLFTNKSISIACSLCWSLTFIRMLGIVLHASTLPYCNLNVILQCYCDHVSVTRLGCGDQVTYVYSVALANAMVTLLVPLTFIIFSYFSVIIAVLKMSHTERRHKVLSTCAPQIFITCLYYVPRCFVYIAHNLGFSFGVYTRTVITMMYSLIPALVNPIVYCFKTKDIKEALIHRFKSRKVSIETASKQNNRETKS; from the coding sequence ATGAAAAACACCAATATTTCAACTATCGATCATTTTATCATCATTGGATTCCCTGGACTTCAGCCTGAGTATTATGGACCAgtgtctgttcttcttcttttccttttcttatctATTGTGGTTGGAAATGGTTTTATTTCAGCTGTTATTGTGTACGAGAGGACTCTTCACAAACCAACATACATAATCTTTTTTAACCTTGCAATGACAGACATCCTTTTTGGTGTTGTTACTCTTCCAAAAGTTATTGCAAGATATTGGTGGAATGATGTAATATCTTCATTTAGAGCCTGCTttacacaaatgtattttgtccaTTCTTTAGGAGCTATTCACTCTTTAATTTTACTGATGTTAGCTTTGGATCGCTTTGTTGCCATATGGTTTCCTTTGCAATATTCCTCTCTGTTTACAAACAAATCTATTTCTATTGCTTGTAGCCTGTGCTGGAGTCTAACATTCATTCGCATGTTGGGGATTGTATTGCATGCTTCAACTTTACCTTACTGCAACCTAAACGTCATCTTACAGTGCTACTGTGATCATGTATCAGTAACTCGGCTGGGATGCGGTGATCAAGTTACATATGTATATTCTGTTGCACTTGCAAATGCCATGGTCACTCTCTTGGTTCCTTTAACGTTCATAATATTTTCATACTTTTCTGTGATCATAGCTGTGCTGAAAATGTCTCACACCGAGAGGCGGCACAAAGTGCTGTCCACCTGTGCCCCTCAGATCTTTATCACCTGTTTGTATTATGTACCCAGATGTTTTGTTTATATTGCTCATAATTTGGGCTTCAGCTTCGGTGTTTACACCCGTACTGTTATAACTATGATGTATAGCCTCATACCTGCTCTAGTGAATCCCATAGTATACTGTTTCAAGACTAAGGACATTAAAGAAGCCTTGATTCACAGATTCAAAAGCAGAAAAGTTAGCATTGAAACTGCCTCTAAACAAAATAATAGGGAAACAAAAAGTTAG
- the LOC109984753 gene encoding high mobility group-T protein isoform X2 → MVKDPTKPKGKMSSYAYFVQTCREEHKKKHPEASVNFSEFSKKCSERWKTMSSKEKGKFEDKAKLDKVRYDREMKTYIPPMGTKRKRFKDPNAPKRPPSAFFLFCADFRAKVKAETPGLSIGDTAKKLGQMWNESTPEEKQPYEKKASKLKEKYDKDVVAYRTKGKVDSAPAAAADDDDDEDDEEEGDDDEDDDDDDDE, encoded by the exons ATGGTTAAGGATCCAACTAAGCCGAAAGGCAAAATGTCCTCGTATGCCTACTTTGTGCAAACATGCAGAGAGGAGCATAAGAAAAAACATCCCGAAGCCTCTGTCAACTTTTCAGAGTTCTCCAAGAAATGCTCCGAGCGGTGGAAG ACAATGTCTTCCAAAGAGAAAGGCAAGTTTGAAGACAAGGCCAAGCTAGACAAGGTTCGATATGACAGGGAAATGAAGACTTACATTCCCCCCATGGGCACCAAGAGGAAGCGATTCAAGGACCCCAATGCCCCCAAGAGACCACC GTCTGCATTCTTCCTTTTCTGTGCCGACTTTCGCGCCAAGGTAAAGGCTGAGACTCCTGGACTTTCCATCGGGGACACAGCAAAGAAGCTGGGACAGATGTGGAATGAGTCTACTCCGGAGGAAAAGCAGCCTTATGAGAAGAAGGCATCCAAGTTGAAGGAGAAATACGACAAG GATGTTGTTGCCTACCGCACAAAGGGCAAAGTGGATTCCGCACCGGCTGCTGCAGCAGATGACGATGATGAcgaggatgatgaggaggagggagacgatgatgaagatgatgatgatgacgatgatgagtAG
- the LOC109984753 gene encoding high mobility group-T protein isoform X1, with amino-acid sequence MQKFKMVKDPTKPKGKMSSYAYFVQTCREEHKKKHPEASVNFSEFSKKCSERWKTMSSKEKGKFEDKAKLDKVRYDREMKTYIPPMGTKRKRFKDPNAPKRPPSAFFLFCADFRAKVKAETPGLSIGDTAKKLGQMWNESTPEEKQPYEKKASKLKEKYDKDVVAYRTKGKVDSAPAAAADDDDDEDDEEEGDDDEDDDDDDDE; translated from the exons ATGCAA aaattcaAGATGGTTAAGGATCCAACTAAGCCGAAAGGCAAAATGTCCTCGTATGCCTACTTTGTGCAAACATGCAGAGAGGAGCATAAGAAAAAACATCCCGAAGCCTCTGTCAACTTTTCAGAGTTCTCCAAGAAATGCTCCGAGCGGTGGAAG ACAATGTCTTCCAAAGAGAAAGGCAAGTTTGAAGACAAGGCCAAGCTAGACAAGGTTCGATATGACAGGGAAATGAAGACTTACATTCCCCCCATGGGCACCAAGAGGAAGCGATTCAAGGACCCCAATGCCCCCAAGAGACCACC GTCTGCATTCTTCCTTTTCTGTGCCGACTTTCGCGCCAAGGTAAAGGCTGAGACTCCTGGACTTTCCATCGGGGACACAGCAAAGAAGCTGGGACAGATGTGGAATGAGTCTACTCCGGAGGAAAAGCAGCCTTATGAGAAGAAGGCATCCAAGTTGAAGGAGAAATACGACAAG GATGTTGTTGCCTACCGCACAAAGGGCAAAGTGGATTCCGCACCGGCTGCTGCAGCAGATGACGATGATGAcgaggatgatgaggaggagggagacgatgatgaagatgatgatgatgacgatgatgagtAG
- the LOC109984768 gene encoding olfactory receptor 52E8-like, which produces MLYTNVTNINHFFIIGFPGLSLEHYGIVSCLLLVLFLAIAFGNMFLLVFVKCESSLHRPTYLIFCHLALTDLTFGIVTLPKIISKYWFDDSIISFYGCFAQMYFIHLIGAAHSFILMVMALDRSIAIYAPLRYTVLFTNTSASVLCVISWLLPISWMVGVVLDALSLPYCNSNLIVQCYCDHIAITALGCENVRDVQIVAFGLAMFSLLVPLGFIIISYFIIIVAVMRISSAESRIKTLSTCTPQLLITFLYYMPRCFVYLANNVGFTFSVPVRIVVVMLYSLLPAAVNPIIYCFKTKDIKDSLKRKFLVRKVNISTKT; this is translated from the coding sequence ATGTTGTACACTAAtgtaacaaatataaatcatttcTTTATCATTGGATTTCCTGGACTTTCACTGGAGCACTATGGGATTGTGTCGTGCCTGCTTCTTGTGCTCTTCTTGGCTATAGCGTTTGGAAATATGTTTCTTTTAGTGTTTGTTAAATGTGAAAGCTCTCTTCACAGACCCACATATCTTATCTTTTGCCACTTGGCATTAACTGACTTAACATTTGGAATTGTTACTTTGCCAAAGATTATCTCTAAATATTGGTTTGATGACagcattatttcattttatggcTGCTTTGCACAGATGTACTTTATTCATCTTATAGGTGCAGCTCATTCTTTTATCCTGATGGTGATGGCTCTTGATCGCTCTATTGCAATTTATGCTCCTCTGCGTTACACTGTCCttttcacaaacacatctgCGTCTGTGCTTTGTGTTATATCCTGGTTACTGCCAATATCATGGATGGTGGGAGTAGTGTTAGATGCTCTTTCACTCCCTTACTGTAACTCAAACCTCATTGTACAGTGCTATTGTGATCATATAGCAATAACAGCACTGGGATGTGAGAACGTACGAGACGTTCAGATAGTTGCATTTGGTCTTGCTATGTTCAGTCTGTTGGTGCCTCTTGGTTTTATCATCATATCATATTTTATCATCATTGTTGCTGTGATGAGAATCTCGAGCGCTGAGAGCCGCATCAAGACTTTGTCGACCTGCACGCCGCAGCTTCTCATCACGTTCCTGTATTATATGCCGAGGTGCTTTGTGTACCTGGCTAATAATGTGGGATTCACTTTCAGTGTACCTGTTCGCATTGTTGTTGTAATGCTTTACAGTTTGTTACCTGCCGCTGTCAACCCCATAATATACTGTTTCAAAACAAAGGATATCAAAGACAGCTTGAAAAGGAAATTCTTAGTTAGGAAGGTTAACATCAGCACAAAAACATGA
- the LOC109984758 gene encoding testis-expressed protein 26-like yields the protein MATQESKQWWDPYETSNKRQFVYRPNSAEMLLSPTSTSFIDSFSRSGPLGSTVYKNDFCWRPVRKPENIRTGTASGQRRNNPHPSQSFMIWRLPREAARSRDYVSFPWKCPPSQGVIRKALTAQYCSTYRCDFMGMPQGYDHAYNEGGRLAPLYSRREALLSADTEMRDSHCKPKQKTGLLCNHSFNADLKGPCHGIVPTVVKRHFDTQQKRYDLTNYDTFYGKRVADVSGVLKSLLPQELQQLQNVLPEEEKKTVKTVMSKGAQPNNKEGVNKLPAVVPDSCAPERISSWPGPQ from the exons ATGGCAACACAAG AGAGCAAACAGTGGTGGGATCCATATGAAACATCcaataaaagacaatttgtcTACCGGCCGAACTCAGCAGAGATGCTGTT GAGCCCAACGTCCACTTCATTTATAGACTCCTTTTCCCGGTCTGGACCCCTTGGTTCAACTGtttataaaaatgatttttgctGGAGGCCAGTCCGCAAACCTGAAAATATTCGCACAGGAACAGCCTCTGGGCAGAGGAGAAACAACCCACATCCCAGTCAG TCTTTTATGATTTGGAGGCTTCCCAGGGAGGCTGCACGGAGCAGAGACTATGTCAGCTTCCCTTGGAAATGTCCTCCATCTCAAGGTGTGATCCGTAAGGCCTTGACAGCCCAGTACTGCTCTACTTACAGATGTGACTTCATGGGAATGCCCCAAG GTTATGATCATGCTTATAATGAAGGAGGAAGACTTGCACCTCTGTACAGCAGGCGTGAAGCGCTGCTCTCTGCTGACACAGAGATGAGGGACAGTCACTGCAAgcctaaacaaaaaacaggactGCTTTGCAATCACAGCTTCAACGCAGATCTTAAAGGGCCCTGTCATGGTATCG TTCCAACGGTTGTGAAGAGGCACTTCGATACTCAACAAAAAAGATATGATTTGACAAACTATGACACGTTCTATGGAAAGAGAGTGGCTGATGTCTCTGGTGTGCTAAAGTCTCTGCTGCCACAGGAGCTGCAGCagttacaaaatgttttacctgAGGAGG aaaagaaaactgtgaaaacagtTATGAGTAAAGGTGCTCAACCAAACAACAAGGAAGGAGTGAATAAGCTTCCTGCAGTTGTGCCTGATTCCTGCGCACCAGAGCGGATATCAAGCTGGCCAGGACCACAATAA